GCAGAATCGAAGATTCTGCGGACATCGCGGAACAGGGTTCCGCTCAGTACCGGGAGTCGCGTCTGACGGGAGAGACGCCACAGCGTCTCGACTCCATCTTCGCCGAGATTTGCAACGAGAAAGGCATCGAACTCATCGAGTCCGAGGTTCGCCCCGACCACGTTCACCTGTTCGTCGGCAGCCCGCCGAAGAACGCGCCGTCACTGTTGGTGAACTGGCTCAAAGGAATCTCGGCGCGCTGGTACAACCAGCGCTTCGAGGACCGAATCAAGTGGACTCGTTCGTACTATGTCGGCAGCTCCGGCAGCGTTCTGAAAGAGACCATCGAGCAGTACATCGAGGAACAGGGGTCCTAGATGCAACGGACCAACACCTTCGATGTGGTTCCACAAACCGACGCCGACGAAGAACTNGACCATCGAGCAGTACATCGAGGAACAGGGGTCCTAGATGCAACGGACCAACACCTTCGATGTGGTTCCACAAACCGACGCCGACGAAGAACTGCTTCGTCGGCTGTTGGATGCTTCGGCGTCTCTATGGAACGAAGTCAATTACGAGCGCCGCCGGAACCGCGAAGATCCCGACGAGGACGTGTTCGACACGTCCGAGTACCGTGGTCGGTACGGCGGCGTTCTCGGTGCTTCGACCGTACAGCAAATCGAACGGAAGAACGCCGAAGCGTGGCGGTCGTACTTCNTTCAGCCTGTCCGCGACTGTTCTCCGCAGGCATCACCACTGGCCGACGAAACGGCCGCTCTGGATATCGGCGCGAACAATCTCGTCGCGTGTACGACCACGACCGGAAAACAGTTTCTGTACGAAGGACGCGACCTGTTCGGACGTTTCGCAGAAACGACCGAACGAATCGCCGAGTACCAATCGCTGCTGGATGAAGACAGGTACAGCAGCAACCGGATTCGTCGGCTGTATCGAAAGNAGTACCGTGGTCGGTACGGCGGCGTTCTCGGTGCTTCGACCGT
This portion of the Halococcus salifodinae DSM 8989 genome encodes:
- the tnpA gene encoding IS200/IS605 family transposase, encoding MVKSTRHATYELYYHIVFIPKSRRIEDSADIAEQGSAQYRESRLTGETPQRLDSIFAEICNEKGIELIESEVRPDHVHLFVGSPPKNAPSLLVNWLKGISARWYNQRFEDRIKWTRSYYVGSSGSVLKETIEQYIEEQGS